In Triticum urartu cultivar G1812 unplaced genomic scaffold, Tu2.1 TuUngrouped_contig_9497, whole genome shotgun sequence, the DNA window GAGAGCGAGCCAACGCCCAGTGAACCATGCCAGATCCTCTTGATCCGGCACACCTCGCTGCTGCCGAGTTGCACTATCCCGCCCCTGCCGCCACATCACATTCACATGCAAGTGCCGGATCATGTGGTGAGACTCCCACCGCCGTCGAGGATCCTGGGCGAGGTCGATCCACGCACCGGCCACTCGCCAGAAGCACCGGCGCAGCGAGCATCAGTGGCGTCGGCACATCGCCCTGTAACTCCGCCAGCAGACGGCACCGCTGTGCATCCTGATGGCGCCCAACCCGGCTGCTCCTCCGTGGGGTCCCGAGTGACCACCGCGTCGCACGCCGGCGAGCCAGGCCCTCGCGCCGCCACCACGTCACCACTGTGCCGCCTGATGGCCTCCACCCCGGCGTAAACTATGCCACATTGTAGCGATGCGTCCCGTCGCTGTCGACCCTCCGAGAAACAGCCCGCGACGCGTCGCCAAAGCTCACCTCGTGCTGCAGAGCGCTCTCCCTGTGCATCACCAGCGACTCATGAGACCCTAAAGTAATCAACCCGGGAACCTCCATGTCGCGGCGCCACGTCTTGCATTGAATGTTGTAGACGTCGATCCAGGTCTCAAAGTGGAGGAAAATCTCCTCGCCCTCCCCAACGCcctccaccacctccacctccacctccgtgGCCGCGTTGAACGTCCAGCATGACACAAAACTGATCCGTTCTTTGCGCCGCCAGCTGCTCCGCCGCACGGTGGCGCAGTAGCCGTCGAGCACCCACACGTCCATGCTGCTCATCGATGGAGCCACAGAGAAGATGCAGAGCTTGCCACCGGACCGCGCACCCAGTCGCACCTTGGTTAGGTCCGCTGGTCCACGCCCGAGCTCCGGCGCCTCTATCTGCCGGAACCTATCCTGTGACGACGTGTCGAACGCGAGGATACGCAGCGTTCCCGAGCCCGACAGTGCCAGCCAGTGCAGGTTGCCGCGTAACCCGACGCAGCGGGCGTTGCGGTTGCTGCTTATAAAGATCTTTGACGGCTGCGCATCATCCGTGGGGCTTGCTTCCTCGAGCTCGAGGGGAATCTCACGCCAGGCCATATCGTCTCCAACCCTTCCGATCAAGAAGGTCGTCGGGGCCATCAGGTGATCGTTTACAACTTCGCCGGAACCGTGGACGAGGTGGAAGGCCCCTGTGGTCGGGTGCGCGTAGCCGCCAATGATCTTTCCACGGTCGGCCGGGGGGGACACGGTGGCGCAGGCCTTGGTGACTGGATTCCAGAGCAAGTACTGCTCCACGTGGTAGCGCAACGGCCGCGTCTTCCACTTCCAGACCCCGCGCTCTATGCACAGCACCCCGTCCCACGAACCACGGACGGTCGTGACAATGCTGGAAAGCGAGTCGGATATGAGCCGGACTTCCTGCGGACACGGCGGTCGGCGGCGCCAGCGGAGGAAGAAGTCGAAGACGACGCGGGTCCTGCCGACAAGCGTTGGCGTTGTGCCTTCCAAGGCGTAGGTATAGTCGGTGCGGAATTCGAACCCCAGACGATCCGCCGTCACCGTGGCGACGGCGGCCGGGCGTCTGGCGAGGGCCGTGTCGAAGCTGGCGTGGGAGATGGCAGAACGCCAGGCCCTGCAGACGGCGCGGCAGCGGGCGATGGAGTGGGCTGGCAGGCGGACGACGATCTCCATCAACACGTCATCGGGCAGATCGCTGAGAGCGTGCATCGTCGCGGTGAGGGATCGAGATCAAGAGCGCGACCGACCGTCCGTGCTTCCTACGACTACTTATGTCCGGCCCCCTTGCTCAACACGTTGTCCCTGTGGCCTGCGCCTTGTTGTTTCTCTCGCGACTTCCTACACAGATAGAAGTAGGAGTATTATGTATATCCAGCGGACATAAAACAGAGGCCCGTGCAATTTTCATAAGACCTCTTCCAATACAAAGGTGCTTAGATAAGGTGCTAAGTATATTAAATACCTTAGCAACTCAACTCCTCAATGCATAGGTACTTAACTTGTTGCTAAGCACACTTTATTTAATGAGTTAGCACCTAAAGTTTTTCATGCATTGGCCAAATTGTTTCATTTAAGTGGTTTGCCTAGGTTCTCGTGCTTGGCATTGGTTCTTTCTGGGGTCACCAAAGTACTCTCTCCCCTCCTTAAATGTTGTGCCATGTCatttttttgcttatgtggcatgctTAGCACCCGTCCACGGTGAAGCACTGGGAAGGGCCTAAGCCGGTTTGCCTAGTAGTCAACAAAAAACATTAACTTCCCAAGCCGTCCAAAACAGCTACTCCCTCCTATAAGCTACTCCCTTTCCTTCGGGAGGTGTTGCTCAAGCGTGGATTTGACTCCCACTTGGTTGCCCGGATGATGCAATTAGTAACGAACGGTCGTACTGCGGTGAACATTAATGGGGAGATCGAGCCCTACTTCACGACTGGCCAAGAAGTACGGCAGGGTGACCCGATCTCCTCTTTTCTGTTCAACCTTATGGTCGATGCTCTGGCTTCGATCCTAGACTTGGCCAAGCGAGCCGGCCACATCAGGGGGATTTGCCCCCATCTTGTCCTCAATGGAGGTCTGACCCATCTCCAATATGCTGATAACACCATTATGATGGTGGAAGGCTCGGACGAGGACATCCAGAACCTCAAGCTCCTCCTCCTCTACTTTCAGGAGATGTCGGGCCTCACGATTAACTTCGCCAAAAGCGAGGTGATGGTCCTTATTACTTAGGGTTTGGTTTGGGTCGGCTCAACCTCTAGGGGTGACCTGGTACAtatatttatatgagagacatgtaCAAGTACAAGGTATGTATAGAAGCTACAAACTAGCCTAAATACAAagtctaacaccctccctcaatCTCAATCGGTGTCTCGTAGGTTGAGATTGCGCCGGCAAACCTCAAACAAAGGTAATGGCAACGGCTTCGTGAAGATGTCCGCAAGTTGATCTTTAAAGAGATAAACTTGATCTGAAGTAGTTTCTGTGCAACACGTTCCCTGACAAAATGATAATCAACTTCGATATGCTTTGTTCGTGCATGAAATACTGGATTAGAAGAAAGGTGTGttgcaccaatattgtcacaCCAAAGAATCGGTGGTTGTGATTGAGGGACCCTCAACCCACGAAGCAATGATTGTACCCATATAAGCTCTGCTGTCGCATTGGCTACAACTTTGTACTCAGCCTCAGTACTACTGCAAGAAACCGTAGTCTGTTTGCGGGCACTCCAAGTGATCAAGTTGGGACCAAGAAACACAGCATATCCCCCCGTAGAGCGCCGATCATCAGGATTACCTGCCCAGTCAGCATCCGAAAAAGCAGAGATAATACCAGAGGGAGCTGGCTGAAGGTGCAAGCCATATGAGGCTGTAAGACGAACATAGCGAAGAATGCGTTTGACAGGAGACCAGTGGGAATCACGAGGTGAATGAAGGTACTGACAAACACGATTAACCGCAAAGGAAATGTCTGGTCTGGTAATAGTCAGGTACTATAGACCACCAACAAAACTACGATATGTAGTAGCATCATCGGGAGAAAGAAGTGCACCAGTATCAGCTGAAATCCTCTCAGTAGCAGACATGGGTGTAGACA includes these proteins:
- the LOC125532252 gene encoding uncharacterized protein LOC125532252, whose amino-acid sequence is MHALSDLPDDVLMEIVVRLPAHSIARCRAVCRAWRSAISHASFDTALARRPAAVATVTADRLGFEFRTDYTYALEGTTPTLVGRTRVVFDFFLRWRRRPPCPQEVRLISDSLSSIVTTVRGSWDGVLCIERGVWKWKTRPLRYHVEQYLLWNPVTKACATVSPPADRGKIIGGYAHPTTGAFHLVHGSGEVVNDHLMAPTTFLIGRVGDDMAWREIPLELEEASPTDDAQPSKIFISSNRNARCVGLRGNLHWLALSGSGTLRILAFDTSSQDRFRQIEAPELGRGPADLTKVRLGARSGGKLCIFSVAPSMSSMDVWVLDGYCATVRRSSWRRKERISFVSCWTFNAATEVEVEVVEGVGEGEEIFLHFETWIDVYNIQCKTWRRDMEVPGLITLGSHESLVMHRESALQHEVSFGDASRAVSRRVDSDGTHRYNVA